The Marinobacter subterrani genome has a segment encoding these proteins:
- a CDS encoding tetratricopeptide repeat protein, translated as MSNEIVLMENRQLVPRWHTSRKTIALQFPAALNNTEKKIKKVNDPWLAEARLTWKTERSIISATELNASLYLNEMTDDEDYHATEKYLLDNISKLSAGLADALEKKIKFADNSDFYSIDIFKVRSIIGRLKKVLKSYPRDWMTWSDIGFYYALLGEDERAQHCLTISSNACPSHPFILRSHARFLVHIGEPERAVTLFKKSGLMKESPLIASGALAISQAFELSDVKVSDCKRVLKYYSGDPVFSSDLAASLGTVEFKNGNIKKAKEFFRSSLAFPSENATAQYGWLHHKYGFTIDNSNPDNYRSIESQVNELYVNSDFLACRSKLMDLHRFQPFTEAPLTDAGYISLLGLDDPQFVVNLSSNRISRETMSFGELNNLIVAKLMLNDFSGIEDDILVLKEKCQRDTASDQRGIFMATAGMFMFKINNYDEGRFLYESAIEHFGNRNSMKAVALAKYFYAQNLEGSDQKAYEKLMSSAANIAKRHSMHELTRKDSLLKYISQ; from the coding sequence ATGTCTAATGAGATAGTTCTCATGGAGAATCGCCAGCTAGTTCCACGCTGGCATACCTCCAGAAAAACAATTGCGCTTCAGTTTCCAGCGGCTCTAAATAATACTGAAAAAAAAATTAAAAAAGTCAATGATCCTTGGCTAGCTGAAGCAAGGCTCACATGGAAAACTGAGCGGTCAATTATTTCAGCTACAGAATTAAATGCCTCTCTTTATCTTAACGAAATGACTGACGACGAAGACTATCATGCAACGGAAAAATATCTACTTGATAATATAAGTAAGTTGTCAGCGGGCTTGGCTGACGCTTTAGAGAAGAAAATAAAATTTGCTGACAATAGCGATTTTTATTCTATAGATATATTCAAAGTAAGATCCATAATCGGCCGCCTCAAGAAAGTACTAAAGAGCTATCCTAGAGACTGGATGACATGGTCTGATATAGGGTTCTATTATGCTCTTCTTGGAGAAGATGAGCGAGCTCAGCACTGCCTTACAATTAGCTCAAATGCATGCCCTTCCCATCCATTTATTCTCCGTTCCCATGCGCGTTTCTTAGTCCATATAGGTGAACCAGAGAGAGCCGTCACTCTTTTCAAAAAGAGTGGGCTAATGAAAGAGAGCCCTTTAATTGCAAGTGGAGCGCTGGCAATTTCTCAGGCGTTTGAATTAAGCGATGTAAAGGTATCCGACTGTAAGCGCGTACTAAAATATTATTCTGGAGATCCGGTATTTTCCTCGGACCTCGCTGCTTCTTTGGGCACAGTTGAGTTTAAAAATGGAAACATTAAGAAGGCAAAAGAATTCTTTAGGTCCTCTTTAGCTTTTCCGTCCGAAAATGCAACTGCGCAATATGGTTGGCTCCACCATAAATATGGATTTACCATCGACAATTCAAATCCAGATAATTATAGATCTATTGAAAGCCAGGTAAACGAACTTTATGTAAATAGTGATTTTTTAGCGTGCCGCAGTAAATTGATGGATCTGCATAGATTTCAGCCATTTACGGAGGCTCCATTAACAGATGCTGGATATATAAGTTTATTAGGCCTAGATGATCCGCAATTCGTAGTAAATCTATCCAGCAATAGAATTTCTCGAGAAACTATGAGTTTTGGTGAGCTGAATAATTTGATTGTTGCAAAGTTGATGCTGAACGATTTTTCTGGAATTGAGGATGACATACTTGTACTCAAGGAAAAATGCCAGAGGGATACGGCATCAGACCAACGAGGCATATTTATGGCAACCGCTGGTATGTTTATGTTTAAGATAAATAATTATGATGAGGGAAGATTTCTATACGAAAGTGCTATCGAACATTTTGGAAATAGAAACTCAATGAAGGCAGTGGCGTTAGCAAAGTATTTCTATGCGCAGAATCTTGAGGGATCTGATCAAAAGGCGTACGAAAAGCTAATGTCATCTGCCGCAAATATCGCGAAAAGACATTCGATGCATGAACTTACCCGAAAGGACTCTCTGTTAAAATATATTTCTCAGTAA
- a CDS encoding type II toxin-antitoxin system TacA family antitoxin: MAKPTVKLTLELTASTELLLARASESADFKTLTAFIERAAVEKALQILDDTKAITLDSESFEAFIASCESPAPPNDTLKFAFQGRTTKKDISQLDENG; this comes from the coding sequence ATGGCTAAACCTACTGTAAAACTTACATTGGAGTTGACTGCTTCGACAGAACTCCTTCTAGCTCGTGCTTCTGAGTCAGCGGATTTTAAAACTTTGACGGCTTTCATTGAGCGGGCAGCGGTGGAAAAAGCCCTGCAGATTCTGGATGACACCAAAGCCATCACACTCGACAGTGAGTCATTCGAAGCTTTTATCGCTAGCTGCGAATCCCCGGCACCTCCGAACGATACTTTGAAATTCGCATTTCAGGGCCGAACTACTAAAAAGGACATCAGTCAGCTGGATGAGAATGGGTAA
- a CDS encoding type I restriction endonuclease subunit R codes for MPTEQDRLLVGLLDRYRFLEFLRFFILFDRKVGKIAARYPQAFGIKALLERISAFKPTGERKGGVLWHTTGSGKSFTMVYLCRALLLSDALKNCRIIVVTDRVDLEKQLSKTFLTGGAFGTEISGKKSGDSLAKTRSGKDLAKRIGQGNERIIFTIINKFASAAKQPECYNPSENIIVIVDEGHRSQGGENHQRMRQALPKASFIAFTGTPLLKEEKSETAERFGAIIHAYTMKRAVDDGTITPLLYEERKPLLDVNQKAVDTWFEKVTAALSDNQKSDLKRKYTQQGQIYTAQDRIKLNAFDISVHFSENFKKAHLELKGQLATDSKLSAIRYKQHLDSLGMVTSAIVISPPDTREGHTDVDETNLPLVQDWWKKNVPGDPQNYEKAIIEDFGTDGPPDILIVVDKLLTGFDEPRNTVLYIDKQLKGHNLIQAIARVNRLHPQKPFGYLIDYRGILKELDTAIRDYQNFEDMTQGGFAIEDIEGLYANVDTEYKKLPALHEKLWSFFTYIDNKLDQEQYRQVFMPKYESDAEGMEVDVRQALREDFYEAVTDFGMCLKTALSTQSFFDDRAFTEADIRRYKQDLRWFSELRKTVRLDAQETVDYSAYEGQIRDLIDRYVTGIDVKKGDEPVVIESIGETNPDYWSDDKARNETDKIKTRTKKTIEERLGDDPYAQKVFSALLKEAIEKAEAMFDYKAQFRMFSDLEKMVEGRDVPDLPVSAFDGNRHAQAYYGAFKLVLGKEFDALEAEKGDQLVEEAFEIDKVVNRAVAENSLNPAGIEQDVRKNLLPRLFSLVGLDKAKAVLDEVVQILRNGVAK; via the coding sequence TTGCCTACGGAACAGGATCGGCTACTGGTAGGCCTGCTCGATCGGTACCGGTTTCTGGAGTTTCTCCGGTTTTTCATTCTTTTCGATCGCAAGGTCGGGAAAATCGCAGCCCGGTACCCACAGGCCTTCGGCATCAAGGCCCTACTGGAGCGCATCTCGGCCTTCAAACCCACGGGCGAGCGCAAGGGCGGCGTGCTCTGGCACACCACCGGTTCCGGCAAGTCGTTCACCATGGTTTATTTGTGCCGGGCCCTTCTGCTTAGCGACGCTCTGAAAAACTGCCGGATTATCGTAGTCACCGATCGCGTGGATCTGGAAAAACAGCTCTCCAAGACGTTCCTGACCGGCGGAGCTTTTGGTACTGAGATCTCGGGCAAGAAAAGCGGCGATTCTCTCGCGAAAACCCGCTCCGGAAAGGATCTGGCCAAGCGCATCGGCCAAGGTAACGAACGGATCATTTTTACCATCATCAACAAGTTCGCATCGGCCGCAAAACAGCCAGAGTGCTACAACCCGTCTGAAAACATCATAGTGATCGTCGACGAAGGCCACCGGAGCCAGGGCGGCGAGAACCATCAACGGATGCGCCAGGCCCTGCCCAAAGCCTCGTTCATCGCGTTTACCGGCACGCCATTGCTCAAAGAAGAGAAAAGCGAAACAGCGGAGCGATTCGGCGCCATTATTCACGCCTACACTATGAAGCGCGCGGTCGATGACGGCACCATCACTCCCCTGCTCTATGAGGAGCGAAAGCCGCTGCTGGACGTAAACCAGAAGGCGGTTGATACCTGGTTCGAGAAAGTCACTGCAGCGCTTTCAGACAACCAGAAATCTGACCTGAAGCGCAAATACACCCAGCAGGGCCAGATCTACACCGCCCAGGATCGCATCAAGCTCAACGCATTCGATATCAGTGTGCACTTCAGCGAGAACTTCAAGAAAGCGCACCTGGAGCTGAAAGGCCAACTGGCGACAGACAGCAAACTCAGCGCCATCCGCTACAAACAGCATCTCGACAGCCTGGGCATGGTCACCAGCGCTATCGTGATCTCACCGCCAGATACCCGGGAAGGCCACACCGATGTGGACGAGACCAATCTGCCGCTGGTGCAGGATTGGTGGAAGAAGAACGTGCCTGGAGACCCTCAGAACTACGAGAAGGCCATTATCGAGGATTTTGGTACGGATGGCCCGCCTGACATTCTGATTGTCGTAGATAAGCTCCTAACCGGCTTTGATGAGCCTCGGAATACGGTGCTTTACATCGACAAGCAGCTTAAAGGCCACAACCTCATCCAGGCCATCGCCAGGGTGAACCGTCTGCACCCCCAGAAGCCATTCGGCTACTTGATCGACTACCGTGGCATTCTCAAAGAGCTGGATACCGCCATCCGCGACTATCAGAACTTCGAGGACATGACCCAGGGTGGCTTTGCCATCGAGGATATCGAAGGCCTATACGCCAATGTCGATACCGAATACAAGAAACTTCCTGCGTTGCACGAAAAGCTGTGGAGCTTTTTCACCTACATCGACAACAAGCTAGATCAGGAGCAATACCGGCAAGTCTTCATGCCCAAATATGAATCCGACGCCGAGGGTATGGAGGTTGATGTTCGTCAGGCGCTGCGGGAAGACTTCTACGAAGCGGTGACTGATTTCGGCATGTGTTTGAAGACTGCCCTATCAACCCAGAGCTTTTTTGACGACCGAGCCTTCACAGAGGCGGATATCCGGCGCTACAAGCAGGATCTGAGATGGTTCTCTGAGTTGCGGAAGACGGTTCGGCTGGATGCACAGGAGACCGTAGATTACTCGGCCTATGAAGGGCAAATCCGCGACCTGATCGACCGCTATGTGACCGGTATCGACGTCAAAAAAGGTGATGAGCCGGTGGTCATCGAATCCATCGGCGAGACCAATCCCGATTATTGGTCCGATGACAAAGCCCGGAACGAAACCGACAAAATCAAAACGCGCACCAAAAAGACCATTGAGGAGCGCCTAGGCGACGACCCTTACGCCCAGAAAGTCTTCTCTGCCCTGCTGAAGGAGGCCATCGAGAAAGCGGAGGCCATGTTTGACTATAAAGCCCAGTTCCGTATGTTCAGCGACCTGGAGAAGATGGTCGAAGGGCGGGATGTGCCGGATCTCCCTGTCAGCGCTTTTGATGGGAACAGACACGCCCAGGCTTATTACGGCGCCTTCAAGCTAGTATTGGGCAAGGAGTTCGATGCTCTGGAGGCGGAAAAGGGTGACCAATTGGTCGAGGAGGCGTTCGAGATCGACAAGGTCGTGAATCGTGCTGTAGCCGAAAACTCCCTGAACCCGGCCGGTATCGAACAAGACGTACGCAAGAACCTCCTGCCTCGCCTGTTCTCCCTGGTGGGCCTCGACAAGGCCAAAGCAGTGCTCGATGAAGTGGTGCAAATTCTGCGTAATGGAGTTGCCAAGTGA
- a CDS encoding GlcG/HbpS family heme-binding protein, with product MKTKFTKTLIFVSALAATDIAGAQDSDQPVMVEIRRLSMDTALTIAKTAIDACREQGVQVSVTVVDRGGHPQVVLRDVLAMDLSLEVSYRKAYTAMTFASTTSSLEDRFTGPFSVGKLEKVLLSAGGVPIQASGETVGGVGVSGAPSGETDENCALAGVAAVEMDLEMASF from the coding sequence ATGAAGACCAAGTTTACAAAAACCCTGATATTCGTCTCAGCCCTTGCTGCCACCGATATTGCCGGCGCACAGGACAGTGATCAGCCCGTAATGGTGGAGATCAGGAGACTCTCCATGGACACCGCACTGACCATCGCGAAAACGGCAATTGACGCCTGCCGGGAGCAGGGCGTCCAGGTCTCGGTCACGGTGGTGGATCGGGGCGGGCATCCCCAGGTGGTATTGCGGGATGTCCTCGCGATGGATCTGTCGCTGGAAGTCAGCTATCGGAAGGCCTATACAGCCATGACCTTTGCCAGCACCACTTCATCTCTGGAAGATCGTTTTACCGGCCCGTTTTCCGTCGGCAAACTCGAGAAGGTTCTGCTCTCGGCTGGAGGTGTTCCCATCCAGGCAAGTGGTGAGACGGTTGGTGGTGTCGGCGTGAGTGGCGCACCTTCCGGCGAGACGGATGAAAACTGTGCCCTGGCAGGCGTCGCCGCCGTGGAAATGGATCTGGAAATGGCATCTTTTTGA
- a CDS encoding DsrE family protein: MNRNLFSRSMAAVLGLALLVAAGALQAEPIGESKPFAEKFLLLQLSDGEEKKQDKVLSVAANLLEYYGPDIIDIEITTFGPGVRLMYADNSRRERISSLMAQGVRFSVCMNTINTIERDTGTRPDLHPESIPVDVGVAHILDEVEAGYVLVRP, translated from the coding sequence ATGAACAGGAATCTCTTTTCCAGATCCATGGCAGCAGTGCTAGGCCTGGCGCTCCTGGTAGCGGCGGGCGCGCTTCAAGCGGAACCGATTGGCGAGAGCAAGCCTTTTGCCGAGAAATTTCTGCTTCTTCAACTGAGTGATGGTGAGGAAAAGAAGCAGGACAAAGTGCTCAGTGTTGCCGCCAATCTGCTGGAATATTACGGCCCGGACATTATTGATATCGAGATAACCACATTCGGGCCGGGCGTGCGCCTGATGTACGCAGACAACAGTCGGCGCGAAAGGATCAGCAGCCTGATGGCCCAGGGCGTCCGGTTCTCCGTGTGCATGAACACCATTAATACCATCGAGAGAGACACCGGCACCCGTCCGGATCTCCATCCTGAAAGCATCCCGGTCGACGTGGGGGTTGCCCATATCCTGGACGAAGTCGAGGCAGGCTATGTACTTGTCCGCCCATGA
- a CDS encoding protein kinase domain-containing protein, with the protein MPSTTLQGNSTPCGWFIREKVDSKQVSGGNFCARYIVESEDGQIAFMKAMDLTRALNSPLEQLQSLISEYLFEQSILEYCKEQKMSKVVVPLSAGEMVNNQFQAPLNRVFYIVFEKAEADLRQKYLVSKQDEWLPFFRAIHHICIAAEQLHRAGIAHQDIKPSNILHFTENQSKLADLGRVTDIEGRSPFCSLAFPGDRRYAPIEVRFNVTPREFQDRYLSDMWAIGSLIYQTLMGSSVTHILAVESQKILPNVFSLRYSEALPVLYTSFSTMMGRFEQICSGSFGENIGTRISDVVSEMCHPDFERRGAPNFSSKASRPSIRRYTGKMSGIIRQFIIEGRS; encoded by the coding sequence ATGCCCTCAACAACCTTGCAAGGAAACAGTACACCATGTGGTTGGTTTATAAGGGAAAAGGTTGATTCAAAACAGGTTTCAGGTGGGAACTTCTGTGCAAGGTATATCGTTGAATCTGAAGATGGCCAAATAGCATTCATGAAGGCTATGGATTTAACTAGAGCTCTAAACTCACCTCTTGAACAACTGCAATCTTTAATTTCGGAATATTTATTCGAACAAAGTATTCTTGAATATTGTAAAGAACAAAAAATGAGCAAGGTAGTGGTTCCTCTAAGTGCAGGGGAAATGGTCAACAATCAATTCCAAGCTCCACTAAATCGTGTTTTTTATATTGTATTTGAGAAGGCTGAGGCTGATCTTCGCCAAAAATATCTAGTTTCAAAGCAGGACGAGTGGCTTCCATTTTTTCGGGCTATACATCACATATGTATAGCAGCAGAGCAACTTCATAGAGCAGGGATCGCCCATCAAGATATAAAGCCATCAAATATCCTACATTTCACCGAGAATCAAAGCAAACTCGCCGATTTAGGACGCGTGACGGATATTGAGGGTCGTTCACCTTTCTGTAGCCTAGCCTTCCCTGGTGATCGTCGATATGCGCCGATTGAGGTTCGTTTTAATGTCACTCCAAGGGAGTTCCAAGATAGATATCTTTCTGATATGTGGGCAATCGGAAGCCTAATATATCAGACGCTGATGGGGTCTTCTGTTACCCATATACTTGCAGTTGAGTCTCAAAAGATTTTGCCTAATGTGTTTTCACTTAGATACTCAGAAGCATTACCTGTGCTCTACACATCATTCTCAACAATGATGGGTCGCTTTGAACAAATTTGTAGTGGAAGTTTTGGGGAAAATATTGGGACGAGGATCAGTGATGTGGTCTCAGAAATGTGTCACCCTGATTTTGAAAGACGCGGCGCACCGAATTTTTCTAGTAAAGCTTCTAGGCCAAGTATCAGAAGATATACGGGCAAAATGTCAGGTATTATTCGTCAGTTCATAATTGAGGGACGGAGCTAA
- a CDS encoding MBL fold metallo-hydrolase: MVLRGLFLALLILPALVAAGNGIPEQLALTKVTDRVYSAIGATAPGTYENHGHNNNLSFIITEKGVVVFNGGDNYLLAKSFHNSIRSITDKDVKYVVNENAQGHSMLGNSYWRDQGVPIIAQNEAIKEFEHQGEAKLASMQRRNKEKAEGTYVAVPDIGFEERYDLDMGDVTIELHYFGPGHSPGDLALWVPEEKLLITGDLGFHQRLLAVFEDTDTGAWVESFDKMTSQLDPDIVIPGHGAPTTIDVVAKETRGYLVFLRNAVIEILERGGGLDDAYQIDQSQWSYLDTFEELAGKNAGRVYQDLEFEYF; this comes from the coding sequence ATGGTTTTGCGAGGGCTGTTTCTGGCTTTATTGATACTCCCGGCGCTTGTCGCTGCAGGCAATGGCATTCCGGAGCAACTGGCACTTACCAAGGTAACCGACCGGGTTTACTCGGCCATAGGTGCGACGGCACCGGGCACCTACGAAAACCACGGCCATAACAACAATCTCAGCTTCATCATCACGGAGAAAGGGGTTGTGGTGTTCAATGGTGGTGACAACTATCTGCTGGCGAAGTCCTTCCACAATTCCATCCGCAGCATCACCGATAAAGACGTCAAATATGTGGTCAATGAAAATGCCCAGGGCCACTCCATGCTGGGTAACAGTTACTGGCGCGACCAAGGCGTTCCGATCATCGCCCAGAACGAGGCAATTAAGGAATTCGAACACCAGGGCGAAGCCAAACTGGCCTCCATGCAGCGCCGGAACAAGGAAAAAGCCGAAGGCACGTACGTTGCCGTGCCCGATATCGGGTTTGAGGAACGTTACGACCTGGACATGGGCGACGTCACTATTGAGCTGCACTATTTTGGTCCGGGCCATTCGCCGGGCGATCTCGCCCTTTGGGTCCCCGAGGAAAAGCTGCTGATAACCGGCGATCTCGGTTTCCACCAGCGTTTACTGGCCGTATTTGAAGATACGGATACCGGCGCATGGGTCGAGTCTTTTGACAAGATGACATCACAGCTGGACCCGGACATTGTGATTCCCGGTCATGGGGCGCCAACTACCATTGATGTGGTTGCCAAAGAAACGCGTGGTTATCTGGTGTTCCTGAGAAACGCTGTGATTGAGATTCTGGAGCGGGGCGGTGGACTGGACGATGCCTATCAGATCGACCAGTCCCAGTGGTCATACCTTGATACCTTCGAAGAGCTTGCAGGCAAAAATGCGGGGCGCGTTTATCAGGATCTTGAGTTCGAGTATTTCTGA
- a CDS encoding IS110 family RNA-guided transposase, producing MNTTEIQTSLNIGVDVGKANLDIALHPSGQFYSIPNSEAHIHRFVKILKNYDIERIVVEATGRHEHALVQACNQAGLPIIVVNPTSVRRYAQAIGVLAKTDRIDAQVIAKYAATLKPEFRPIPDKTSQKIRDLLARRAQLLEMSTMEKNRLQIMPKPLHRSIKSLLKMLQSQIETITRQIEQEVAKVDHWRTKMDIMTSVPGVGKVLAYTFLSELPELGSLNRKEIAALVGVAPINRDSGKLNGKRRIRGGRPRVRTVMFMAMLSSIQCNPVFKRFYERLKAQGKIPKVAVVACMRKMIVVLNTMVKNQESWRENMA from the coding sequence ATGAACACCACAGAAATCCAAACCTCACTGAATATCGGTGTCGACGTTGGTAAAGCCAACCTTGATATCGCTCTCCATCCTTCCGGACAATTTTATTCAATACCCAATAGCGAAGCCCACATTCATCGGTTCGTGAAAATCCTCAAGAACTACGACATTGAACGAATCGTGGTGGAAGCCACAGGGCGCCATGAGCATGCCCTGGTTCAGGCCTGCAATCAGGCAGGCTTACCGATCATAGTCGTCAATCCCACCAGTGTCAGACGTTACGCTCAGGCCATTGGCGTGCTCGCCAAAACCGATCGTATTGATGCCCAGGTGATTGCCAAATATGCCGCCACACTGAAGCCGGAATTCAGACCCATCCCGGACAAAACCTCCCAGAAGATTAGAGACTTACTAGCCAGGCGGGCACAGCTTCTGGAAATGTCCACCATGGAGAAAAACCGTCTCCAGATCATGCCGAAGCCCCTTCACCGATCCATTAAAAGCTTACTCAAAATGCTCCAGAGTCAGATTGAAACAATCACCCGACAGATCGAGCAGGAAGTGGCCAAAGTGGATCACTGGCGTACCAAAATGGACATCATGACCAGTGTGCCCGGTGTCGGAAAAGTGCTCGCCTACACCTTCCTCAGCGAGCTACCGGAACTCGGTTCTCTGAACCGAAAGGAGATCGCCGCACTGGTCGGTGTCGCACCCATCAATCGAGACAGCGGCAAGCTCAATGGCAAACGGAGGATACGAGGTGGGCGCCCCAGAGTCCGAACCGTGATGTTCATGGCCATGCTCTCATCCATCCAATGCAATCCTGTTTTCAAACGCTTTTACGAACGCTTGAAGGCACAGGGGAAGATTCCAAAAGTGGCCGTCGTTGCCTGCATGCGAAAGATGATTGTGGTACTCAATACGATGGTCAAAAACCAGGAATCGTGGCGTGAAAATATGGCTTAA
- a CDS encoding M48 family metallopeptidase gives MTTTVEPVQHEQPIEHRARYGDREFRYHLCHVPGYQRRSIRVHVHPNGTVQVDAPEDSPLSEIKAAVQRRARWVLKHLDDIEQRHRDLLPRQWVSGESVLYLGRRYVLKTIKDTEQRKVTCKLISGQLRVIGHDLTPERIQAAVQQWYRERASDVFQRRLNLMVDALPWLKTPPEWRMVAMQTQWGSCAASGAILLNPHLVKAPTRAIDYVLLHELCHLVEHNHSPRFYNLLDRFMPDWRSVKERLDGQAEVILHKSGK, from the coding sequence GTGACGACGACTGTTGAGCCAGTCCAACACGAGCAGCCAATCGAGCACCGGGCCCGCTATGGCGACCGGGAGTTTCGCTACCACCTCTGCCACGTGCCAGGTTATCAGCGTCGATCCATACGGGTGCACGTTCATCCGAATGGGACAGTTCAGGTGGATGCCCCGGAGGACTCTCCCCTTTCTGAAATCAAAGCTGCCGTTCAGCGCCGTGCCCGCTGGGTTCTGAAGCATCTGGACGATATCGAGCAGCGCCATCGTGACTTGCTGCCGCGACAATGGGTCAGTGGCGAGAGCGTTCTATATCTCGGGCGCCGTTATGTGCTCAAAACGATCAAGGACACGGAGCAACGCAAAGTGACCTGCAAGCTCATCAGCGGGCAGTTACGGGTGATAGGCCACGATCTCACCCCGGAGCGGATACAAGCGGCTGTTCAACAGTGGTATCGGGAGCGGGCTTCGGATGTGTTCCAACGCAGGCTAAACCTCATGGTAGACGCCCTGCCCTGGCTTAAAACGCCCCCGGAATGGCGAATGGTTGCGATGCAGACTCAATGGGGAAGCTGTGCCGCCAGTGGTGCAATTCTACTGAACCCGCACTTGGTGAAAGCGCCGACCCGGGCGATTGACTACGTATTGCTCCACGAGCTGTGCCACCTGGTGGAGCACAATCACAGCCCCCGGTTTTACAACCTGCTGGACCGGTTTATGCCGGATTGGCGTTCGGTGAAAGAGCGTTTGGATGGCCAGGCGGAAGTGATTCTCCATAAATCAGGAAAATAG
- the dsbG gene encoding thiol:disulfide interchange protein DsbG, translating to MLRPILKAISLLFLLPPIALAEYPDAVQVLVDDGLKVEASFEAPGGLTGFVGRRNGHPVSLYLMPDGEHIVIGKMVDGFGQDLSAEHLRNWLPKPDLSGAWQELADAAWVAEGPKDAKRIVYVFSDPNCGYCVVFREKAQPFLERGIELRHIMVGIIQPSSLAKAASVLGAKDPVKKLEFHDSQFPRDWLESEENVPQFLRELVQGNNRLMESLSVGATPSVFYKDQDGEIHKIIGLPDDAALSEAVFRNPE from the coding sequence ATGCTACGACCGATTCTTAAAGCCATTTCCCTTTTATTTCTGCTGCCGCCGATCGCTTTGGCGGAGTATCCGGATGCTGTGCAGGTACTGGTTGATGACGGTCTCAAGGTGGAAGCCAGCTTCGAGGCGCCAGGAGGATTAACAGGATTTGTCGGCCGAAGGAACGGTCATCCGGTTTCTCTTTACCTGATGCCGGATGGCGAACACATCGTGATTGGCAAGATGGTAGATGGTTTTGGCCAGGATCTCAGCGCTGAGCACCTCAGAAACTGGCTGCCCAAGCCGGATTTGAGCGGCGCCTGGCAAGAACTGGCTGATGCGGCCTGGGTGGCAGAAGGACCCAAGGACGCCAAACGTATTGTCTATGTCTTTTCAGACCCCAACTGCGGCTACTGTGTGGTGTTCCGGGAGAAGGCCCAGCCTTTTCTGGAGCGAGGCATTGAATTGCGGCATATCATGGTTGGCATCATTCAACCCTCGAGCCTGGCCAAGGCGGCCAGCGTGCTCGGGGCAAAGGACCCGGTCAAGAAGCTTGAATTCCATGACAGTCAGTTCCCGAGAGACTGGCTGGAGTCGGAAGAAAATGTACCGCAGTTTCTACGGGAACTGGTCCAAGGCAATAACCGCCTGATGGAAAGCCTGTCCGTCGGCGCAACGCCGTCGGTTTTTTACAAGGACCAGGATGGAGAGATACACAAGATCATTGGGCTGCCTGATGACGCAGCGTTATCCGAGGCGGTTTTCAGAAATCCGGAATAG